GCCTCGTGTTGGCAAAACTGGCCGGTATGGGCGAACTGTACGTAAATGGCGGTTATGGATCACTCGGGGAGCCTCGTCCTGATCATGGCCGCGGCCGTACTCGCGCCCCTGCTCGCCTACGGGATCTCGCGCTGGCTGGCCGTACCGCTGGTGATCTTCGAAATCCTGCTGGGGATCCTGCTCGGCCCCGACGTCCTCGGATGGGTACACACCGGCGAGGTGGTCGACGTACTGAGCGACCTCGGCCTCGCGATGCTGATCTTCCTGGCCGGCTACGAGCTCGAATTCGACCGGGTCAAGGGGGACACCCTCAAGAGGTCGGTGTGGGCCTGGCTGATCGCCCTCGCACTGGGCCTCGGCATCGGGACCCTGCTCGCCAACGGGGGCGGCTTCGGCAAGGGCGTCTACGTCGGCACCGCGCTCACCAGCACCGCACTGGGCGCGATCCTGCCCGTACTGAGGGACGCCGGAGACCTCCAGAGCAGGTTCGGCTCCGTGATGATGGCGATGGGCGCGATCGGCGAGTTCGGGCCGATCATCGCCATGGCCCTGCTGCTCAGCGGGCGGGCCCCGGCTCAGTCGGCGGTGCTGCTGGCCGTCTTCGCGGCCATGACGGCGGCAGCGGTCTTCTGGTCGCTGCGCCCCAAGCCGCCCTGGTTCGGCAACGTCATCGCCAAGACCCTGCACAGCAGCGCGCAGTTCGCGGTGCGGCTGGTGGTCCTGCTGCTGGTGTCGATGCTGGCGCTGGCCCAGGTACTCGGCCTCGACATCCTCCTCGGGGCCTTCGCGGCCGGGCTCATCACCCGGCTCGTGCTGCAGGGGGCCGCCCCGGAGAGCAGCGGGACCGTGCTGTCGAAGGTGGAGGCCATGGGCTTCGGCTTCCTTGTGCCGGTGTTCTTCGTCGTCACCGGCGT
This genomic window from Streptomyces sp. NBC_01351 contains:
- a CDS encoding cation:proton antiporter, which gives rise to MDHSGSLVLIMAAAVLAPLLAYGISRWLAVPLVIFEILLGILLGPDVLGWVHTGEVVDVLSDLGLAMLIFLAGYELEFDRVKGDTLKRSVWAWLIALALGLGIGTLLANGGGFGKGVYVGTALTSTALGAILPVLRDAGDLQSRFGSVMMAMGAIGEFGPIIAMALLLSGRAPAQSAVLLAVFAAMTAAAVFWSLRPKPPWFGNVIAKTLHSSAQFAVRLVVLLLVSMLALAQVLGLDILLGAFAAGLITRLVLQGAAPESSGTVLSKVEAMGFGFLVPVFFVVTGVEFDLEALLAGGRELLLLPLFLLLFLVVRGLPIWVLAPKDLDRKDRSALVLFGSTALPLVVAITTLGVEDGAVDPGEAAALVGAGMLSVLVFPLVGLRLRDRVRAKEGTRVGGEESW